A window from Leptospira wolffii serovar Khorat str. Khorat-H2 encodes these proteins:
- a CDS encoding discoidin domain-containing protein, with the protein MSLRILAFVFCALQILNCGKKLPVSMITATSMDSGLPFDILEGKKWRPEPGANFVKLHFYPDEAFSLSQIEVESCNGNFSDPITAYINFDEYSQDLGSGSVASVKFDPPRTARSVTFNFHKNTDLCVAKVNFYDEKGSKMKWKGPKVVDASVKASETAKPNLSYDVMNLFDSRYEYAWASDKKGAGVFLDFDFKETQKISSIKIWNGYQRSDRHCQTNGRLKVATLTGDNGYKETIQVQDIMGPQTIALSKPFEGKKLRLTVDSIYEGKDYKGLVLSEVRFSDGEDWILPNPLEQVQKIAKHNAFQFSAAGANGVLNWSFVGGEYYGNIPTAAAAATEKPQGEESASETTAEDSQQLLVSNWTLRLRSDGSMFLEGNTSEDDGSGGKVNKSFFALGNYEVKEAKPDSLKLRIFGLVRKMSAREYQEEYYGGDCNGCGRDCNRSDDPENGEQIFAEHIRLRKSGNKLYVQNENPSKIFQFSVLELVQE; encoded by the coding sequence ATGTCCTTGAGAATTCTCGCTTTTGTTTTTTGCGCTCTTCAAATCCTGAATTGCGGGAAAAAACTGCCCGTTTCCATGATTACCGCCACTTCCATGGATAGCGGTTTGCCTTTCGATATTTTAGAGGGAAAGAAATGGAGACCGGAGCCGGGTGCCAATTTCGTAAAACTTCATTTTTATCCGGACGAAGCTTTCTCGCTTTCGCAGATCGAGGTGGAATCCTGTAACGGGAATTTCTCGGATCCCATCACGGCCTATATTAATTTCGATGAATATAGCCAGGATTTGGGATCGGGTAGCGTGGCTTCCGTTAAATTCGATCCTCCCAGAACCGCTAGGTCCGTTACGTTCAATTTTCATAAGAATACGGACCTTTGCGTAGCCAAGGTGAATTTTTACGACGAGAAGGGCTCCAAGATGAAATGGAAAGGACCGAAAGTCGTGGATGCTTCCGTGAAGGCTTCTGAAACCGCTAAGCCGAATCTTTCCTACGATGTGATGAATCTTTTCGATTCCAGATACGAATATGCCTGGGCGTCGGATAAGAAAGGCGCGGGAGTATTTTTGGATTTCGATTTCAAGGAAACGCAGAAGATCAGCTCGATCAAAATCTGGAACGGGTACCAAAGATCGGATCGCCATTGCCAAACCAACGGAAGATTGAAGGTCGCAACACTAACCGGAGACAACGGTTACAAGGAAACGATCCAGGTCCAGGATATCATGGGACCCCAAACGATCGCATTATCCAAACCTTTTGAAGGAAAGAAATTAAGACTTACTGTCGATTCCATCTACGAGGGCAAGGATTATAAGGGATTGGTACTAAGCGAGGTGAGATTCTCGGACGGAGAGGATTGGATTCTCCCGAATCCTTTGGAACAGGTGCAAAAGATCGCCAAGCACAACGCCTTCCAATTCTCCGCTGCCGGAGCGAACGGGGTCCTGAACTGGAGTTTTGTAGGAGGAGAATATTACGGAAATATTCCTACGGCCGCAGCTGCCGCGACCGAAAAGCCCCAAGGAGAGGAATCCGCTTCCGAAACTACTGCGGAGGATTCCCAACAGCTACTGGTTTCCAATTGGACCCTACGTCTTAGATCGGACGGAAGTATGTTCCTAGAAGGAAACACTTCCGAGGACGACGGATCCGGAGGAAAGGTAAATAAAAGCTTTTTTGCATTAGGAAATTATGAAGTAAAAGAAGCCAAGCCGGACAGCTTGAAACTCAGGATCTTCGGATTAGTGCGCAAGATGAGCGCGAGGGAATATCAGGAGGAATATTACGGAGGGGATTGCAACGGCTGCGGCAGGGACTGCAATCGAAGCGATGATCCGGAAAACGGAGAGCAGATTTTTGCGGAGCATATACGTTTACGTAAATCCGGAAACAAACTCTACGTCCAGAACGAGAATCCGAGTAAGATCTTCCAATTCTCCGTATTGGAATTGGTGCAGGAATAA
- a CDS encoding DMT family transporter: MQENRLRTYLEFQFSQILISGNVLFAQLLAYSPSLITWGRTLFAFIILGAALFFRKRPFFFPTPKENLISFSMGVLLAVHWVSFFASAQVSTVAIAVLTLFTHPVWTVLLEPVFFPSRIRILDLGMAGFVFFGMWLLVPDFDLENKYLLGVVLGLVSSFTMAFRNLFTKKYLSGRGSTQVMFHQTLVTCIVLSPVLLFENLFRSQRDWGLVVLLGVFFTAVGHTFYIRAVFKMKVKTAGLLSTVQPVYSALLAWLILGEVPRKEEFIGGACILFAAFVESLRYRKKTE; encoded by the coding sequence ATGCAGGAAAATCGCCTTCGCACCTATCTGGAGTTCCAATTCTCCCAGATTCTAATCAGCGGTAACGTTCTATTCGCCCAGCTTCTGGCCTATTCTCCTTCTCTCATCACTTGGGGCAGAACCCTATTCGCTTTCATCATTCTAGGCGCTGCGCTATTTTTCCGGAAGCGTCCCTTCTTCTTTCCCACTCCCAAAGAGAATCTCATCTCATTTTCCATGGGGGTTCTTCTGGCGGTCCACTGGGTAAGTTTTTTCGCTTCCGCCCAAGTATCCACGGTTGCGATAGCCGTTCTTACGCTATTCACTCATCCGGTTTGGACAGTTCTGTTAGAGCCCGTTTTCTTTCCTTCTAGGATCCGCATTTTGGATCTGGGTATGGCGGGTTTCGTATTCTTCGGAATGTGGTTACTCGTTCCGGATTTCGATTTAGAGAATAAATATCTACTCGGAGTAGTACTCGGACTCGTATCCTCTTTCACGATGGCATTTCGGAACCTTTTCACCAAGAAGTATCTATCGGGAAGAGGTTCCACTCAGGTGATGTTCCACCAAACTCTCGTTACCTGCATCGTCTTAAGCCCCGTTCTACTCTTCGAGAATTTATTCCGAAGCCAAAGGGACTGGGGACTCGTCGTTCTTTTAGGAGTATTCTTCACAGCGGTGGGACATACTTTCTATATACGAGCCGTCTTCAAGATGAAAGTAAAGACCGCAGGCCTACTTTCTACGGTTCAGCCGGTTTACTCGGCTCTACTCGCCTGGTTGATATTAGGCGAAGTTCCCAGAAAGGAAGAATTCATCGGAGGAGCCTGCATACTATTCGCTGCTTTCGTGGAATCCTTAAGATATAGAAAGAAAACGGAATAA
- a CDS encoding fatty acid desaturase, whose translation MIAVAEKTPMVPTKLYNKLSDREKSKRIMKWIRFRDKKLRKKFGFLRHQDAIGLGITLGSAAGMILFGSLYIAGLIPAWVCIVANGVLASILHEVEHDLIHNLYYKDNLKLQNFMFWTVWIFRGNTVSPWYRRMIHTLHHKVSGHKEDIEERLIGNGMNFGFKRLLTMMDGNMSFLFQAHKLRKEAPKFDRGEIVRSSWPYLVIYYHLWYNFLFLNAFYIGNELLGKPVEIPAWLDTIRNFLNIAAVVYTIPNWIRQTSIQIVSSNMHYYGDVKGIHDQTQVLNRWFLFPLHLFCFNFGSTHGIHHFVVNQPFYLRQAVAPFVHPAMKRYGIRFNDFGSIFRANRIGNALATAA comes from the coding sequence ATGATCGCAGTCGCAGAAAAGACTCCCATGGTTCCAACCAAACTCTATAACAAACTCTCCGATCGGGAGAAAAGCAAACGGATCATGAAATGGATCCGGTTCCGGGACAAGAAGCTCCGGAAAAAATTCGGATTCTTACGCCACCAGGATGCGATCGGTCTGGGAATCACCTTAGGTTCCGCGGCAGGAATGATCCTATTCGGAAGTTTGTACATCGCAGGCCTGATACCGGCATGGGTCTGCATCGTTGCGAACGGAGTCCTCGCCTCCATTCTTCATGAAGTGGAGCATGACTTAATTCATAATTTATACTATAAGGATAATCTGAAGTTGCAGAATTTCATGTTCTGGACGGTTTGGATCTTCCGTGGCAACACCGTGAGTCCTTGGTACAGAAGAATGATCCATACTCTTCACCATAAGGTATCGGGTCATAAAGAGGATATCGAGGAGCGTCTGATCGGAAACGGAATGAATTTCGGATTCAAGAGACTCTTGACGATGATGGACGGAAATATGTCCTTCCTATTCCAGGCTCACAAGCTTAGAAAAGAGGCCCCCAAATTCGATAGAGGCGAGATCGTTCGCTCCAGTTGGCCGTATCTTGTGATCTACTACCATCTATGGTACAATTTCCTTTTCCTGAACGCGTTTTATATCGGAAACGAACTCTTGGGAAAACCCGTGGAGATTCCCGCGTGGTTGGATACCATTCGAAATTTCTTAAATATAGCGGCGGTCGTATATACGATTCCGAACTGGATCCGCCAGACAAGCATCCAAATCGTCTCCTCCAATATGCATTATTACGGGGATGTGAAAGGTATCCACGACCAAACCCAGGTATTGAACCGCTGGTTCCTTTTCCCCCTGCACCTATTCTGCTTCAATTTCGGAAGCACCCACGGAATCCACCATTTCGTAGTAAACCAACCCTTCTATCTCAGGCAAGCCGTGGCGCCCTTCGTACATCCCGCAATGAAGCGTTACGGGATACGATTCAACGATTTCGGTAGCATCTTCCGCGCCAATCGCATAGGAAATGCTTTGGCGACGGCAGCTTAA
- a CDS encoding alpha/beta hydrolase, which translates to MKKILQRTLVSLGVFILAYTGIYYATFPKYEFHPNADQTQDFDSFYKSKLEETKSKHPRPGTEERLIRFSPGKTKYAILYIHGFGASRAEGEDTVDPISAKLKANTYYLRLPGHGTNNEDHRDTPFTEYLRVAEETFLMMDKLGDQTILMGTSMGGLISTYLAAKYPDKVGALILYSPFYDFAVPMGKLAYYPGGLQLGELLTGKIRKSPERKPDDGLGDHYYEYWYKDQYLSAIRHVSDATKFILSQKPFEKITAPVLLVYYYKDKEHQDKTASVPAMLDAFLKFGGEHPNPSNTKVAIESGSHVLTSKHVDSDKKKVESSVLDFLQKAGIK; encoded by the coding sequence ATGAAAAAAATACTACAAAGAACCCTAGTCTCGTTGGGCGTTTTCATACTAGCGTATACGGGAATCTATTACGCGACCTTTCCCAAATACGAATTCCATCCGAACGCGGATCAAACTCAGGATTTCGATTCTTTCTATAAGTCAAAGTTAGAAGAAACAAAATCCAAGCATCCTCGCCCCGGAACGGAGGAGAGACTCATCCGTTTTTCTCCCGGAAAAACGAAATACGCCATCCTTTATATCCACGGGTTCGGCGCCTCCAGAGCGGAAGGAGAAGATACCGTGGACCCGATCTCCGCAAAGTTGAAAGCAAACACTTACTACTTAAGACTCCCCGGTCACGGAACGAATAACGAGGACCATAGGGACACACCTTTCACGGAATACCTTAGGGTGGCGGAAGAAACCTTCCTCATGATGGATAAATTAGGAGATCAAACTATTCTAATGGGAACCAGCATGGGCGGCCTCATCTCTACTTACCTTGCGGCAAAATATCCGGACAAGGTGGGTGCGCTCATTCTCTATTCTCCTTTTTACGATTTTGCGGTTCCCATGGGAAAACTCGCCTACTATCCGGGAGGGCTCCAATTGGGAGAATTGCTTACCGGCAAAATCCGGAAATCTCCGGAAAGAAAACCGGACGACGGACTCGGCGACCATTACTACGAATATTGGTACAAGGATCAATATCTATCCGCGATTCGTCACGTAAGCGATGCGACTAAGTTCATCCTATCCCAAAAGCCTTTCGAAAAAATTACGGCTCCCGTTCTTTTAGTCTATTATTATAAGGACAAGGAGCATCAAGACAAGACAGCGAGCGTGCCGGCCATGCTGGATGCTTTTCTTAAATTCGGAGGGGAACATCCCAATCCTTCGAACACTAAAGTAGCCATAGAATCCGGTAGCCATGTGCTTACTTCCAAGCATGTGGATTCGGATAAGAAAAAAGTCGAATCCTCCGTCTTGGATTTTCTACAAAAAGCGGGAATCAAATAA
- the lsa20 gene encoding LIC11469 family lipoprotein adhesin Lsa20 produces MYKAFRFTIPCILLLFVSCGKEEGKAENFSLNLAGKKGGVPVRIEWIYKGLPGKMEIYELAAQRPVQLWDTSVVPDLSSAPVSSKIEDSKLVLSPGETRKFALVYKNETKEKLHFFAAPHSVNPPEFGFGFKFKCLCVNHLFQVNPGQVWYRIVEIRTMPSWASEPFGIVHTLVRVDPAQAKEWETPGEKSRSDE; encoded by the coding sequence TTGTATAAAGCGTTTCGTTTTACGATTCCCTGTATTCTCCTTCTTTTCGTTTCCTGCGGGAAGGAGGAGGGAAAAGCCGAGAACTTCTCCTTGAATCTGGCGGGAAAAAAGGGAGGAGTTCCAGTTCGGATCGAATGGATTTACAAGGGACTTCCCGGAAAGATGGAGATCTACGAACTGGCGGCCCAAAGACCTGTGCAATTATGGGATACTAGCGTGGTGCCGGATCTTTCCTCGGCTCCCGTTTCTTCCAAGATAGAAGATTCTAAGCTGGTATTGAGTCCGGGAGAGACCCGAAAATTTGCGCTGGTTTATAAGAATGAAACAAAGGAAAAATTACATTTCTTCGCGGCTCCTCATTCCGTGAATCCGCCAGAATTCGGTTTCGGATTCAAGTTCAAATGTCTCTGTGTGAATCATCTTTTTCAGGTAAATCCGGGTCAGGTTTGGTACCGTATCGTGGAGATACGAACCATGCCTTCTTGGGCGAGCGAACCCTTCGGGATCGTACATACACTAGTAAGAGTGGATCCCGCTCAGGCTAAGGAATGGGAAACTCCCGGTGAAAAGTCCCGTTCCGACGAGTGA
- a CDS encoding Rrf2 family transcriptional regulator produces MSIPSRYSIAIHILSLLEKEEGFSSSSQILADSIGTNPVVVRSIMGKLKKAGLLESKQGIAGARLSSPPEQIRLLQIYKAVETPAPLFSLHEKPNPKCPVGRKIQGALAGIFLEAQAAMEDKLAEFTLADVLSHLDVDKKKRA; encoded by the coding sequence GTGTCCATTCCTAGCAGATATTCCATCGCGATTCATATCCTTTCCCTATTGGAAAAGGAGGAAGGTTTTTCCTCATCCTCCCAGATTCTCGCGGATAGCATAGGCACCAATCCGGTCGTCGTCAGAAGCATCATGGGGAAACTTAAGAAAGCGGGGCTACTGGAATCCAAGCAAGGAATCGCAGGAGCAAGACTCTCTTCTCCTCCCGAGCAAATCCGCCTTCTACAAATCTACAAGGCTGTAGAAACCCCCGCCCCTCTATTCTCCCTGCACGAAAAACCGAATCCTAAATGTCCTGTGGGAAGAAAGATCCAAGGCGCGTTGGCTGGGATTTTCCTAGAGGCCCAAGCGGCCATGGAAGACAAACTGGCAGAATTCACTCTGGCGGACGTTCTTTCCCATTTGGATGTGGATAAGAAAAAAAGAGCTTAA
- a CDS encoding MORN repeat protein codes for MNAFRSVLTLTICILFISFLANCSSSETKDSDASAGGSSSNSDSVASSSRSANLGDETEDGRCDSGDCENGIGTYTYSTGDKYVGSFKNGQREGKGKFEYKNGDKFEGSYAQDLKEGPGNYIYSNGTLLQGNFSGGILKGNGSVSFPDGSVLEADFKDAANSNPGKYTRKDGTEADCSLQNKALYCSN; via the coding sequence ATGAACGCATTCCGATCCGTCCTAACTCTCACGATCTGCATCCTATTTATATCATTCTTGGCAAATTGCTCCAGCTCCGAGACCAAGGACTCCGATGCCTCGGCGGGCGGGTCCTCTTCCAATTCGGATAGCGTCGCATCTTCTTCCCGCTCCGCGAATTTAGGAGACGAAACCGAAGACGGTCGTTGCGATTCCGGAGATTGCGAGAACGGAATCGGAACCTATACCTACTCCACCGGAGATAAATACGTGGGGAGCTTTAAAAACGGGCAGAGAGAAGGCAAAGGCAAATTCGAATACAAGAACGGGGACAAATTCGAAGGAAGTTATGCGCAGGACCTGAAGGAGGGGCCCGGAAATTATATCTATTCCAACGGAACACTCCTCCAAGGAAATTTCTCCGGAGGAATTTTGAAAGGAAACGGCTCAGTCTCTTTTCCGGACGGTAGCGTCTTAGAAGCGGATTTCAAGGACGCAGCCAATTCCAATCCGGGCAAATACACCCGCAAGGACGGCACCGAAGCCGATTGTTCCTTGCAGAACAAAGCATTATATTGTTCTAATTAA
- a CDS encoding glycoside hydrolase family 67, translating to MKRNFLSIADGSAPFFLESDRSSHNWSKAPLSHLEKSSLPSKKKHKRVRESFSSYTKRISKIGFNAVSLDEFCYLANYPFYPEILNKKIRSYRKKYKKLFKIARQRGLQVFLTSDFFSGSEEVFREIGNDEEKAWELFQFALEDIFREFPEISGLILRIGESDGVDVTGDFKSKLFLKKPEQANRLLGKILPIFEKHNKTLIFRTWTLGAYEIGDLIWNQDTYRKVFRGIESNSLVVSMKYGEGDFFRYLSLNPLFFEDDRPKLLELQARREYEGFGEYPSFVGWLYQSYRDVLLPKANLAGISVWTQTGGWSSFKNITFLKRSSYWNELNAFVSLKLFQNPKKTLEDCVKDFYGKKNLAAFLLFLKYSDRVIENILYDPGFSIRTLYIHRVRIPTLLHATWDKITVSDPFRRLYSFWNASPSESVRLAEESFPLLKKMKRISKKLKLPYDARFQEDTFQLLLNARKLLYKHNPILFSETKRLTKRYHKKYPNTFRFQFAPPKGKPSFAVGLILKMFVRKKKEYRILDRILFSSLFRKIYYLFFLGIRKRLPDFVNRQGMQIRELLG from the coding sequence ATGAAGAGGAATTTCCTAAGCATTGCGGACGGTTCGGCGCCCTTCTTTCTAGAATCCGATCGTTCTTCTCATAATTGGTCCAAGGCGCCTCTTTCTCATTTGGAAAAATCATCCCTCCCCTCCAAGAAGAAACATAAAAGAGTAAGGGAATCCTTTTCCTCCTATACGAAACGAATTTCTAAAATCGGATTCAATGCAGTGAGTCTGGACGAATTCTGCTATTTGGCGAATTATCCCTTTTATCCCGAAATTCTGAATAAGAAAATCCGATCTTATCGCAAGAAATATAAGAAGCTTTTTAAAATCGCAAGGCAAAGAGGTTTGCAAGTTTTTCTCACCTCCGACTTTTTCTCAGGCTCCGAAGAGGTGTTCCGGGAGATTGGAAACGACGAAGAAAAGGCATGGGAGCTCTTTCAATTCGCATTGGAGGATATATTCCGAGAATTTCCCGAGATATCCGGCTTGATTCTTAGAATAGGAGAATCGGACGGAGTCGACGTAACCGGCGATTTTAAGAGCAAACTTTTTCTTAAAAAACCGGAACAGGCAAATAGACTTTTAGGTAAAATTCTTCCCATATTCGAGAAGCATAATAAAACCCTGATCTTCCGCACCTGGACATTGGGCGCTTACGAAATAGGAGATCTGATCTGGAATCAAGATACCTATCGTAAAGTTTTCCGGGGGATCGAAAGTAATTCCCTGGTCGTTTCCATGAAATACGGAGAGGGGGATTTTTTCCGTTATCTCTCCTTGAATCCGTTGTTCTTCGAAGACGATCGTCCTAAACTTTTGGAATTACAGGCAAGAAGGGAATACGAAGGTTTCGGAGAATACCCCAGCTTCGTAGGTTGGCTTTACCAATCCTATAGGGACGTATTACTTCCCAAGGCGAATTTAGCGGGCATCAGCGTGTGGACCCAAACCGGCGGATGGTCCTCGTTTAAAAATATTACGTTTTTAAAAAGATCCTCCTACTGGAACGAATTGAACGCATTCGTTTCTTTGAAACTTTTCCAAAATCCAAAAAAGACTCTGGAAGATTGCGTAAAGGATTTTTACGGCAAGAAGAATCTTGCGGCCTTCCTTCTCTTTCTCAAGTATTCGGATCGAGTGATAGAGAATATTCTATACGATCCCGGGTTTTCTATACGGACTCTTTATATCCACCGAGTAAGGATTCCCACCCTACTCCACGCTACCTGGGATAAGATAACCGTCTCCGATCCTTTCCGAAGGCTTTATTCCTTTTGGAACGCGTCTCCTTCCGAATCCGTTCGTCTCGCAGAGGAATCTTTCCCCCTTTTAAAGAAAATGAAACGGATTTCTAAGAAATTGAAATTACCTTACGACGCTCGGTTTCAAGAGGATACGTTCCAACTCTTATTGAATGCGAGAAAGCTCTTGTATAAGCATAATCCAATTCTATTTTCGGAAACGAAGAGACTTACGAAGCGTTACCATAAGAAGTATCCGAATACTTTCCGTTTCCAATTCGCTCCCCCCAAGGGGAAACCTTCGTTTGCGGTAGGTCTCATTCTTAAAATGTTCGTAAGAAAGAAAAAAGAATATAGGATCCTGGATAGAATTCTTTTCTCTTCCCTATTCAGAAAGATCTATTACCTATTTTTCCTGGGAATCCGTAAGCGCTTGCCGGATTTCGTAAACCGGCAAGGAATGCAGATCCGCGAATTATTGGGCTGA
- a CDS encoding helix-turn-helix domain-containing protein yields MPEIGEWSQNSQGATPFYILLWGITQFGACLGILMSLGQLALENKTSLNRLLALLFFLMGTLQASILLLASGLFLDFPRLSLLVFPLIGSTGPILFGVYKASIDRDSENSSLFGLENTHLFLLGTIWILYGAVAVLLPEDWMKQEISTFLSQRGIHAGEILLGLPLAVLVFYMAWILQRSRDLFYWEVLRSEWTARILLFIVFSTFGNLALGAAYVILKSKILLLACSATMGFSLSLAYLIGHKRPAFFQTLQEVVEATRQKYARSLLSGVNRNALQENLKQLMERDRLYRDEKLSLADLADELALSTHQVSELINQELGKNFSAFVNDYRIQEACELLKKEPDRSTLDIAFSVGFGTKSSFHRAFQKHTGKTPSEFRGAAN; encoded by the coding sequence ATGCCGGAAATAGGAGAATGGAGCCAAAATTCTCAAGGCGCTACCCCTTTCTATATTCTCCTCTGGGGAATCACCCAATTCGGCGCCTGCCTTGGAATTCTCATGTCCCTAGGCCAGCTTGCTCTGGAAAACAAGACCTCATTGAATCGGCTACTGGCCCTTCTTTTCTTCCTTATGGGGACATTGCAGGCCTCTATTCTTCTTTTGGCCTCCGGATTATTCTTGGATTTTCCAAGGCTTTCCCTATTGGTATTTCCTCTCATAGGTTCCACGGGGCCGATTCTTTTCGGGGTATATAAGGCCAGTATAGATCGGGATTCCGAGAATTCTTCCCTATTCGGCCTGGAGAACACACATCTTTTTCTATTGGGAACCATTTGGATTCTCTACGGGGCGGTAGCCGTCCTTCTCCCCGAAGATTGGATGAAACAAGAGATCTCCACATTCCTATCCCAAAGGGGAATCCATGCGGGAGAAATACTATTGGGGCTCCCCTTGGCGGTCTTAGTATTCTATATGGCCTGGATCCTCCAAAGAAGCCGGGACCTTTTCTATTGGGAAGTCTTAAGGTCGGAATGGACGGCAAGAATCCTGCTTTTCATCGTATTCTCCACATTTGGAAATCTGGCCTTAGGAGCGGCCTATGTTATTCTGAAATCCAAGATTCTTCTACTCGCATGTTCTGCCACCATGGGATTCAGTCTTTCTCTCGCCTATCTGATCGGCCACAAAAGGCCGGCATTCTTCCAGACATTGCAGGAAGTAGTTGAGGCGACCCGGCAAAAATACGCCCGCTCTCTTCTCTCCGGAGTGAACCGAAACGCGCTGCAAGAGAATCTGAAACAATTGATGGAGAGAGATAGATTGTATAGGGACGAAAAACTCAGTCTCGCGGATTTGGCCGACGAACTCGCATTATCCACCCACCAGGTGTCGGAACTCATCAACCAGGAATTAGGTAAGAATTTTTCCGCATTCGTGAACGATTATAGGATCCAGGAAGCCTGCGAATTATTGAAGAAGGAACCGGATCGGTCCACTCTGGACATCGCCTTTTCCGTGGGTTTCGGAACCAAGTCCTCCTTCCATCGCGCCTTCCAGAAACATACCGGAAAGACGCCGTCCGAATTCAGAGGCGCTGCGAATTAG